A window of the Kosakonia radicincitans DSM 16656 genome harbors these coding sequences:
- the infA gene encoding translation initiation factor IF-1, which yields MAKEDNIEMQGTVLETLPNTMFRVELENGHVVTAHISGKMRKNYIRILTGDKVTVELTPYDLSKGRIVFRSR from the coding sequence ATGGCCAAAGAAGACAATATTGAAATGCAGGGTACCGTTCTTGAAACGTTACCTAATACGATGTTCCGCGTAGAACTGGAAAACGGTCACGTGGTCACTGCGCATATCTCCGGTAAAATGCGTAAAAACTACATCCGTATTCTGACGGGCGATAAAGTGACTGTGGAACTGACCCCGTACGACCTGAGCAAAGGCCGCATTGTCTTCCGTAGCCGCTAA
- the aat gene encoding leucyl/phenylalanyl-tRNA--protein transferase has product MRLVQLSRHSIAFPSPEAALREPNGLLALGGDLSPARLLMAYQRGIFPWFSPGDPILWWSPDPRAVLWPQTFHISRSMKRFHKSSPYRVTLNHAFGKVIDGCAQDRDEGTWITPDIVMAYHRLHELGHAHSIEVWEGDELVGGMYGVAQGLLFCGESMFSRRINASKTALLVFCDEFLRQGGKLIDCQVLNNHTSSLGAVEIPRRDYLLQLAELRAVPLPSHFWVPRTLFLSPE; this is encoded by the coding sequence ATGCGCCTGGTTCAGCTTTCTCGTCACTCTATCGCTTTTCCTTCGCCTGAAGCGGCGCTACGCGAACCTAATGGTCTGCTGGCGCTGGGCGGAGATTTAAGCCCGGCCCGGTTGCTGATGGCCTATCAGCGCGGCATTTTCCCCTGGTTTTCTCCCGGCGATCCGATTCTCTGGTGGTCGCCCGATCCGCGCGCCGTACTGTGGCCGCAGACGTTTCATATCAGCCGCAGCATGAAACGCTTTCATAAATCTTCTCCCTACCGAGTTACCCTCAATCATGCCTTTGGCAAAGTGATTGACGGTTGCGCGCAGGATCGCGACGAAGGCACCTGGATTACGCCCGATATCGTGATGGCCTACCATCGCCTGCACGAGCTTGGTCATGCACACTCAATTGAAGTGTGGGAAGGCGACGAACTGGTCGGTGGAATGTACGGCGTGGCGCAGGGCTTGCTGTTTTGCGGCGAGTCGATGTTTAGCCGCCGCATTAACGCCTCGAAAACGGCGCTGCTTGTTTTCTGCGACGAGTTTCTCCGTCAGGGCGGCAAATTGATTGATTGCCAGGTGCTGAATAATCACACCTCATCGCTGGGCGCAGTAGAAATACCGCGCAGAGATTATTTACTCCAGCTTGCCGAATTGCGTGCAGTCCCTTTGCCTTCACATTTTTGGGTGCCGCGAACGCTGTTTTTATCTCCTGAATAA
- a CDS encoding RES family NAD+ phosphorylase, whose protein sequence is MIFYRLVSRRYASEAWTGSGANQYGGRWNHKGHPAVYIASSVSLAALEMLVHVRSDTILSQYGLFSIDIPDKEIEYLDKQWLPPDWQENPAPLSTMDLGTAWLEANSAVALVVPSCVIPLENNAILNPQHAGFSKLLKSVKELPFSFDARLASS, encoded by the coding sequence GTGATTTTTTATCGCCTTGTGTCGCGCCGCTACGCCAGCGAAGCCTGGACCGGCAGCGGTGCGAATCAATATGGCGGCAGATGGAATCACAAAGGTCACCCGGCGGTTTATATTGCCTCATCCGTTTCCCTCGCCGCGCTGGAAATGCTGGTGCATGTACGCAGCGACACGATCCTTAGCCAGTACGGCCTGTTCAGTATCGACATTCCCGATAAAGAGATTGAATATCTGGATAAACAGTGGCTGCCGCCGGACTGGCAGGAAAACCCGGCTCCGCTTTCAACGATGGATCTGGGAACCGCCTGGCTGGAAGCCAACAGCGCCGTCGCGCTGGTAGTTCCTTCCTGCGTCATTCCTCTGGAAAACAATGCCATCCTCAATCCACAGCACGCTGGATTCAGCAAGTTACTCAAATCAGTAAAAGAGCTTCCTTTTTCGTTTGATGCGCGTCTGGCTTCATCCTGA
- the parS gene encoding type II RES/Xre toxin-antitoxin system antitoxin: MRTWSPEQKPVENALWRFAGFPANRGIKLVQMLNEGLPVSILDNIHEWTEMSRSDILRVTGINERNVARRKSAGRTLTPEESERIARLVRVIDAAVQFFGDKKMAYAWLQAPVRGLGNVAPISLIATESGALEVTDLIGRLEHGVFA, from the coding sequence ATGAGAACCTGGAGCCCGGAACAAAAACCGGTTGAAAATGCACTCTGGCGTTTCGCCGGTTTCCCCGCTAACCGCGGTATAAAACTTGTTCAGATGTTGAATGAGGGTTTGCCTGTCAGCATTCTGGATAATATCCATGAGTGGACGGAGATGTCTCGCTCCGACATCCTGCGTGTCACCGGTATTAACGAGCGCAATGTCGCCCGCCGTAAGAGCGCGGGACGCACCTTAACGCCGGAAGAGAGCGAGCGGATCGCCCGCTTGGTTCGCGTGATCGACGCCGCCGTTCAGTTTTTTGGTGATAAAAAAATGGCGTACGCCTGGCTGCAAGCGCCGGTACGCGGCCTCGGTAACGTTGCTCCTATCTCCCTGATTGCGACTGAAAGTGGCGCACTGGAAGTCACCGATCTGATTGGCCGCCTGGAGCACGGAGTATTTGCGTGA
- the cydC gene encoding heme ABC transporter ATP-binding protein/permease CydC, producing MRALLPYLALYKRHKWMLLLGVILAIITLLASIGLLTLSGWFLSASAVVGVAGLYSFNYMLPAAGVRGAAITRTAGRYFERLVSHEATFRVLEHLRVATFSKLLPLSPAGLARFRQGELLNRVVADVDTLDHLYLRVISPLVGALVVIIVVMVGLSVLDVSLALMLGGIMLATLLTLPPLFYRAGKPTGENLTALRGQYRQQLTSWLQGQAELTIFGASQRYREQLENTELNWHDAQRRQSDLSAVSQALMLLISGVAVIVMLWFASGDVGGNTQPGALIALFVFCALAAFEALAPVTGAFQHLGQVIASATRITQITDCPPDVTFPQSSMPVSEHVAVQFKDLAFSYPGQPQRALENIALSIAAGEHVAILGRTGCGKSTLLQLLTRAWDPQQGEIRLNDRPLSEIAEATLRSLISMVPQRVHLFSATLRDNLLLAAPQASDEMLSAMLTRVGLEKLLDDGGLNAWLGEGGRQLSGGELRRLAIARALLHDAPLVLLDEPTEGLDAETESQVLELLREVMKDKTLLMVTHRLRGLAFFDRIIVMDNGQIIEQGNHAALMAKQGRYYQFKQRL from the coding sequence ATGCGTGCTTTGTTACCTTATCTCGCGCTGTATAAACGCCACAAATGGATGTTGCTGCTGGGCGTGATCCTCGCGATTATCACCCTACTGGCCAGTATCGGGCTGTTAACGCTCTCCGGGTGGTTCCTGTCGGCCTCTGCGGTCGTTGGCGTTGCCGGGCTTTACAGTTTTAACTATATGCTGCCTGCGGCCGGGGTTCGTGGCGCGGCTATTACCCGTACCGCCGGACGTTATTTTGAGCGTCTGGTCAGCCATGAGGCCACTTTCCGCGTACTGGAACATTTGCGCGTCGCCACTTTCAGCAAACTGTTACCCCTCTCCCCTGCCGGGCTGGCGCGTTTTCGCCAGGGGGAATTGCTGAACCGGGTGGTAGCCGATGTCGATACACTCGACCATCTTTATTTGCGCGTCATCTCTCCGCTGGTCGGCGCACTGGTGGTCATCATTGTGGTGATGGTCGGTTTAAGCGTTCTGGATGTCTCTCTGGCGCTGATGCTCGGCGGTATCATGCTGGCAACGCTGCTTACATTGCCGCCACTCTTTTACCGGGCGGGAAAACCAACCGGCGAGAACCTGACAGCTCTGCGCGGCCAGTATCGTCAGCAATTAACCAGTTGGTTACAGGGCCAGGCGGAACTGACCATTTTTGGTGCCAGCCAGCGCTACCGTGAACAACTGGAGAATACAGAGTTAAACTGGCACGACGCCCAGCGCCGTCAGTCTGACCTGAGTGCCGTTTCGCAGGCGCTGATGTTGCTGATTAGCGGCGTAGCGGTCATCGTCATGCTATGGTTTGCTTCCGGCGATGTTGGCGGCAATACGCAGCCAGGCGCATTAATCGCGCTGTTCGTCTTCTGTGCGCTGGCGGCGTTTGAAGCGCTGGCGCCGGTTACTGGCGCTTTCCAGCACCTTGGCCAGGTGATCGCTTCCGCCACCCGCATTACGCAAATCACCGACTGCCCGCCAGATGTGACTTTCCCACAATCCAGTATGCCTGTATCAGAGCATGTTGCGGTGCAATTTAAGGATCTGGCTTTTAGCTATCCCGGGCAGCCGCAGCGTGCGCTGGAGAATATCGCATTGTCGATAGCCGCGGGTGAACATGTCGCCATTCTGGGCCGTACCGGCTGCGGCAAATCAACGCTGCTACAACTGCTTACGCGCGCCTGGGATCCTCAGCAGGGCGAAATTCGGCTGAACGATCGGCCGCTGAGCGAGATTGCCGAAGCAACGCTGCGTTCACTCATTAGCATGGTTCCACAGCGCGTACATCTGTTTAGCGCTACGCTGCGAGATAACTTGTTGCTTGCGGCGCCGCAGGCCAGCGATGAAATGTTAAGCGCGATGCTGACGCGCGTCGGGCTGGAAAAACTGCTCGATGATGGCGGTTTGAACGCGTGGTTAGGTGAAGGTGGTCGCCAGCTTTCCGGCGGTGAATTGCGCCGCCTGGCAATTGCCCGCGCGCTGTTGCATGACGCTCCGCTGGTCTTACTGGATGAACCAACCGAAGGGCTGGACGCTGAAACAGAAAGCCAGGTGCTTGAATTACTTCGTGAAGTGATGAAAGACAAAACGCTGTTAATGGTCACGCATCGTCTGCGCGGGCTGGCGTTTTTTGATCGCATAATTGTGATGGACAACGGACAAATAATTGAGCAAGGTAATCACGCAGCGTTAATGGCGAAACAGGGTCGGTATTACCAGTTTAAGCAGCGTCTGTAG